GGCGACCACTTCCAGATCAACGCGAAGAAGTACAGGGCCGATCCGCACCCCGAGCTGCGCGCGGTGAAGGACCTGGTGAAGGAGGCGCTGCACGCCGGCTTCTACAACATCGACATCGACACGTCGACGCTGGTCGACCTGTCGCAGGACGGCCTCGACGCGCAGCAGGAGACCAACTACCGGCTCTCGGCCGAGCTGACGGCGTACGTGCGCCACTACCAGCCCGAGGGCGTGAACGTCTCCATCGGCGGCGAGATCGGCGAGGTGGGCACCGAGAACAGCACCCCCGAGGAGCTGCGCGCCTACATGGACGGCTACAACCGCGAGCTGGCCGCCGTCTCGGAGAAGGCGGGGGTGAAGTTCGAGGGATTGAGCAAGATCAGCGTGCAGAGCGGCACCACCCACGGCGGCGTGGTGATGGCCGACGGGAGCATCGCCGACGTGGCCATCGACTTCGAGACGCTGCGCACCCTCTCGCAGATCGCCCGCGACGAGTACGGGATGGCGGGCGCGGTGCAGCACGGCGCCAGCACCCTGCCGCAGAGCGCCTTCGGCAAGTTCCCCGAGGTGGAGACGGCCGAGATCCACCTGGCCACCAACTTCCAGAACCTGGTCTACGACGCCATCCCCGCGGAACTGCGCGAGCGGATGTACGAGCACTGCAGCCGGAACTTCCAGGACGAGCGCAAGGCGGGCGACACCGAGGAGCAGTTCATCTACAAGGCGCGCAAGAAGGCGCTCGGGGCGTTCAAGAAGGAGCTCTGGCAGATCCCGGAGGGCCCGCGCG
The nucleotide sequence above comes from Longimicrobium sp.. Encoded proteins:
- a CDS encoding class II fructose-bisphosphate aldolase, which gives rise to MTKETLVATVTTPADDLAILSAGPVQALLEQVADSVRATDGAFTLVSADALRRGGIDRLAHAAVFGEDADVRDTARWLIGEAGRALGVAPASIHDLYMARGRGEVHGFTVPAMNIRAATYDSARALFAAAVELKVGAMILEIARSEIGYTDQRPHEYVAVLTASAIREGWAGPLFVQGDHFQINAKKYRADPHPELRAVKDLVKEALHAGFYNIDIDTSTLVDLSQDGLDAQQETNYRLSAELTAYVRHYQPEGVNVSIGGEIGEVGTENSTPEELRAYMDGYNRELAAVSEKAGVKFEGLSKISVQSGTTHGGVVMADGSIADVAIDFETLRTLSQIARDEYGMAGAVQHGASTLPQSAFGKFPEVETAEIHLATNFQNLVYDAIPAELRERMYEHCSRNFQDERKAGDTEEQFIYKARKKALGAFKKELWQIPEGPRAEIRATLQKKFEFLFRQLAVVDTQDTVRKFVTSAPVPRSGPSAMRIKAAEDDWDLSD